In a genomic window of Myotis daubentonii chromosome X, mMyoDau2.1, whole genome shotgun sequence:
- the SPRY3 gene encoding protein sprouty homolog 3 yields MDAAVTDDFQQILPIEQLRSTHASNDYVDRPPAPCKQALSSPSLIVQTHKSDWSLATMPTALPRSLSQCHQLQPLPQHLSQSSIASSMSHSTTASDQRLLASITPSPSGQSIIRTQPGTGAHPKVDGALKGEDEQSAMHPSEHLFICEECGRCKCVLCTASRPLPSCWLCNQRCLCSAESLLDYGTCLCCVKGLFYHCSTDDEDNCADEPCSCGPSSCFVRWAAMSLISLFLPCLCCYLPTRGCLHLCQQGYDSLRRPGCRCKRHTNTVCRKISSGSAPFPKAQEKSV; encoded by the coding sequence ATGGATGCTGCAGTGACAGATGACTTCCAACAAATCCTGCCTATTGAACAGCTGCGCTCTACTCATGCTAGCAATGATTATGTGGACCGGCCTCCAGCCCCCTGTAAACAGGCCCTCTCCAGCCCTTCCCTGATTGTGCAAACCCACAAATCTGATTGGTCCTTGGCTACCATGCCTACTGCTCTCCCCCGCAGTCTCAGCCAGTGCCATCAATTGCAGCCCTTGCCTCAGCATCTGAGCCAATCTAGCATTGCCAGCTCGATGTCCCATAGCACCACTGCCTCTGATCAAAGGCTCCTGGCCAGCATTACGCCCTCACCTTCAGGCCAGTCCATCATCCGAACCCAGCCTGGAACAGGGGCCCACCCGAAGGTTGATGGTGCTCTGAAGGGAGAAGATGAGCAATCTGCAATGCACCCCAGTGAGCACCTCTTTATCTGTGAGGAGTGTGGGCGCTGCAAATGTGTCCTCTGCACAGCATctcgccctctcccctcctgctggCTGTGCAACCAGCGTTGCCTTTGCTCTGCCGAGAGCCTCCTCGATTATGGCACTTGTCTCTGCTGTGTTAAGGGCCTCTTCTACCACTGCTCCACTGATGATGAAGACAACTGCGctgatgagccctgctcctgTGGGCCTAGCTCCTGCTTTGTCCGCTGGGCAGCCATGAGCCTCATCTCCCTCTTCTTACCCTGCCTGTGCTGCTACCTGCCTACCCGTGGATGCCTCCATCTCTGCCAGCAGGGCTATGATAGCCTCCGGCGACCAGGCTGCCGCTGTAAGAGGCACACCAACACTGTGTGCAGAAAAATCTCTTCTGGTAGTGCGCCCTTCCCCAAGGCCCAGGAGAAGTCTGTATGA